GTCCAGTTGTACAGCGACCCGGCGACGGGGAACCGCGCCGCCAGCTCGGCGAAGCACAGCGCCACCATCAGCTGGCCGACGAACACCATCGGCCAGGACCAGAGGTAGGCCGGCCCGCCGGCCCCGAAGCCGAAGTAGAACAGCTGGAAGGTCCCGGTCAGGATCGAGATGTAGCTGACCCCGGCGGCGAAGCTGGAGAACTTCCCGATGCTGCGGTCCAGCTCCTGCTTGTAGCCGAACTCGGCGAGGTGCGAGTCGCCGTCCTGCGTGGGGTGCGCGGTCACGGGGCGTCCGTCCGTCGGGGGTCGAGGTGCGCGGTCAGCCGGTGAACCAGCGGGCCGGCTGAGGGGCGGTGTTGTGCCAGATGTGCTTGGCCTCGCGGTACTCGGCCAGACCCGACGGGCCGAGCTCGCGCCCGTTGCCGGACCGTCCGAACCCGCCCCACTCCGCCTGCGGCAGGTAGGGGCCGAAGTCGTTGATCCACACCGTCCCGTGCCGCAGTGCCCGGGCGACCCGCTCGGCGCGCGCGGTGTCGGCGGTCCACACCGCGCCGGCCAGACCGTAGTCGGTGTCGTTGCCGAGCGCGATCGCCTCCTGCTCCGTGGCGAACCGCTCCACGGTGAGGACCGGCCCGAAGGACTCCTCCTGCACGACGTGCATGTCCCGCCGGCAGTCGGCGAAGACCGTCGGCAGGTAGAAGAAGCCACCGGCCAGCGCCGGCTCCTCGGGACGGCGGCCGCCGGCGACCAGCCGGGCGCCCTCGCGCAGTCCCGTGGCGACGTACTCCTCCACGCTCGCCCGGTGCTCCGCGGACACCAGGGGTCCGCTCTCGGTCGCCGGGTCGAACCCGTTGCCGAGGCGGATGCGCCCGGCGCGCTCGGCCACGGCCGCGACGAACTCGTCGTGGATCTCGTCCTGAACGATCAGCCGGGTCCCGGCCGAGCACACCTGACCGGAGTGCAGGAAGACCGCCGTCAGGGCGTTGTCGACGGCGGTGTCGAGGTCGACGTCGGCGAAGACGATGTTGGGGTTCTTGCCGCCGAGCTCGACGGTCACCTTCTTCACCGTCTCCGCGGCGGCACGCAGGATCCACTGCCCCGTGGCCAGGCCGCCGGTGAAGGAGACCAGGTCGACGTCGGGGTGCTCGACCATCGCGGCGCCCACCTCGCGGCCGCCGAGGACGAGGTTGACCACCCCCGCGGGGGCACCGGCCTCCTGCAGGAGCTCGGCCAGCCGGATCGTCGTCAGCGGGGTGACCTCGCTGGGCTTGACGACGATGGTGTTGCCGGCGGCCAGTGCCGGGGCCACCTTCCAGCACACCTGCAGCAGCGGGTAGTTCCACGGCGTGATGAGCGCGCACACGCCCACCGGCTCGTAGACGACGCGGCTGACGACGTCGCGGCGTCCGGCGTCGACCAGCCGGCCGGGGTCCTTGTCGGCGAGGTCGGCGTAGTAGCGGAAGACGGCGGCGACGTCCTGCACGTCCTGCCGGCTCTCGCCGACGGTCTTGCCGGTGTCGAGGGTCTCCAGCCGGGCGAGGTCGTCCTCGTCGCGCAGCAGCAGGTCGGCGACCCGGCGCAGCAGGGCACCGCGCTCGCCCGCCGGGGTGCGCGGCCACTCCCCCGCGCCGTCCGCGAACGCCGCCGTCGCGGCGCGCACGGCCGCGTCGACGTCGTCCGCGGTCGCCTCGTCGACCTTGGCGACGACGCTCTGGTCGAAGGGGTTGACCACCTCGCGCTGGGCCCCCGAGGACCCCGCGCGCCAGTCGCTCCCGATCAGCAGGTTGGCCATGACACTCCGATGCGAGTCGCGTCATCCGGGACCGTTCCGGCCGGCGAGGCAGCCTGGCGGGTGCCCGGGGGCACGTCAAGCGCGCCCCCGGGCCGCCCGCACACGGTCACCGGAAGACCACCGTGCTGCTCCCGTTGAGCAGCACCCGCTGCTCACAGTGCCAGCGCACCGCGCGGGACAGCGCGAGGGCCTCCGCGTCCCGGCCCACCGTCGCCAGCGCGCGCGGGTCGTGGGTGTGGTCGATGCGGATCACCTCCTGCTCGATGATCGGCCCCTCGTCGAGGTCGGGCGTCACGTAGTGCGCCGTCGCGCCGACCAGCTTGACGCCCCGGTCGAAGGCCTGGTGGTAGGGCTTGGCGCCCTTGAAGCCCGGCAGGAACGAGTGGTGGATGTTGATCGCCCGGCCGCGCAGGGCGGCGCACGTCTCGTCGGAGAGGACCTGCATGTAGCGGGCCAGCACGACCAGGTCCACCCGATGCTCCTCGACCAGCTCCAGCAGCCGCGCCTCGGCCGCCTGCTTGCCGCCCGGCGTGACCGGCACGTGCACGAAGGGCAGCCCGGCCGCCTCGGCCATCGGGCGCAGGTCCTCGTGGTTGGAGACCACCGCGACCAGCTCGCCGCCCAGGCTGCCCGCGCGCCAGCGGAAGACCAGGTCGTTCAGGCAGTGGCCGAGCTTCGACACCATGACCAGCAGCCGCTGCGGACGGTCGCCGGCGACCCGGTAGTCCATCCCGAACTCCTCGGCGACCGGGCGGAACGCCTCGGCCATCCGGCCGGCGTCGGTGCCGTCGAGGCAGGCGAACGCCGTCCGGAGGAACAGCTGCCCGCGGACGGCGTCGTCGAACTGCTGGTGCTCGACGATGTCGCAGCCGTGCGCGAACAGGAACGAGCTCACCGCGCGCACGATGCCGGGACGCTCGGGACAGCTGAGCGTGAGGGTGAGGGCGTGGGACACGGGTGCCTCCTCAGCACTCGACGACACTGACGGGGACGACGCCGGCGGGGACGACGTCGAGGGGGGAGCCGGTCGACACGGCGCGGGCCAGCCCACCCCGCGCGGTCTCCTTGTAGGCGTCCTTCATGTCGGCACCGGTGGCGCGCATGGTGGCGATCGCCTCGTCGAGGGAGACGCGGTGCACGCCGTCGCCGCGCACGGCCATGCGGGCGGCGGTGACGGCCTTGACCGACGCGACGGCGTTGCGCTCGATGCAGGGGATCTGCACGAGGCCGCCGATGGGGTCGCAGGTCAGCCCGAGGTTGTGCTCGATGCCGATCTCCGCGGCGTTCTCCACCTGCTCCGGCGTCCCGCCGAGGAGCTCGGCCAGCCCGGCGGCGGCCATGGAGCAGGCCGAGCCCACCTCGCCCTGGCAGCCGACCTCGGCGCCGGAGATCGACGCGTTCTCCTTGAACAGCGAGCCGATCGCCCCGGCGGTGAGCAGGAAGCGGACGACGGCGTCCTCGTCGGCGGCGTCGACGAAGTCGCGGTGGTAGTGCAGGACGGCCGGCACGATCCCGGCAGCGCCGTTGGTCGGGGCGGTGACCACCCGGCCGCCGGCGGCGTTCTCCTCGTTGACGGCGAGGGCGTAGAGGGTCACCCACTCCATCGCGCGCAGGGCGTCGGTGTCGTCCTGGTCGGCCTCCAGCCGGGCCCGCAGCGCCGGCGCGCGGCGGCGCACCTGCAGCCCGCCCGGCAGGACACCCGCGGTCCGGGTGCCACGGTCGACGCACTGCTGCATGACCGCCCAGACGGCCAGCAGCCCGTCGCGCACCTCGGCCTCGCTGCGCCAGGAGAGCTCGTTGGCCAGCACGACGTCGCTGATCCGCAGCCCGGTCGCGCGGGTGTGGCCGAGCAGCTGCGCGGCGGTGGTGAACGGGTAGCGGACCGGCGCACGGTCCTCGTCGGGCGCGGGGGCGGCCGCCTCGTCCTCGTCGAGGACGAACCCGCCGCCCACCGAGTAGTAGGTGCGGCACAGCAGCTCGGCACCGGCGCCGTCCAGGGCGCGGAACACCATGCCGTTGCTGTGGAAGTCCAGCCGGCGGCGGCGGTGCAGCACCACGTCCCGGTCGACGGCGAAGGCGACCGGGTGCGCGCCCGCCAGGCGGAGCGGGTCCCCGGCGCGGACGGCGTCCACCCGCGGTCCGGCGACGACGGGGTCGACCCGGTCGGGCCGCTCCCCCTCCAGGCCCAGCACGACGGCCCCGACGCTGCCGTGGCCGTGCCCGGTGGCACCGAGGGACCCGAACAGCTCGCAGCGCACACCGGCGGTGCGCGCCAGCAGCCCCTCGTCGCGCAGCCGCGCGGCGAAGGCGCCGGCGGCCCGCATCGGCCCCACGGTGTGCGAGCTCGACGGCCCGACGCCGACGCGGAACAGGTCGAAGACGCTGATCGTCACGCGGGGTCCACCCGAGCGGACCGGCAGGGTTGCACGGTCATCCCCGCCTCCGTCCGCCGTCCTGGTATATCAGTCAAGTCAGGACGATATGCATCTCACCCGGCAGTAGCAAGACCCTCGGGACGCCAGCCCCTACGATGCGGTGCGTGACCGCGCTGCCGTCGGACGTCGAACCCGTCGGGACGTCACTGGCCGACCGGGCCTACGTGGCGATCCGCGACCAGCTGATCATGCTGGAGATCCGCCCCAGCGAGCCGATCGACGACGACGCGCTGGCCCAGGCCCTGGGCGT
This region of Geodermatophilus bullaregiensis genomic DNA includes:
- a CDS encoding aldehyde dehydrogenase family protein, with protein sequence MANLLIGSDWRAGSSGAQREVVNPFDQSVVAKVDEATADDVDAAVRAATAAFADGAGEWPRTPAGERGALLRRVADLLLRDEDDLARLETLDTGKTVGESRQDVQDVAAVFRYYADLADKDPGRLVDAGRRDVVSRVVYEPVGVCALITPWNYPLLQVCWKVAPALAAGNTIVVKPSEVTPLTTIRLAELLQEAGAPAGVVNLVLGGREVGAAMVEHPDVDLVSFTGGLATGQWILRAAAETVKKVTVELGGKNPNIVFADVDLDTAVDNALTAVFLHSGQVCSAGTRLIVQDEIHDEFVAAVAERAGRIRLGNGFDPATESGPLVSAEHRASVEEYVATGLREGARLVAGGRRPEEPALAGGFFYLPTVFADCRRDMHVVQEESFGPVLTVERFATEQEAIALGNDTDYGLAGAVWTADTARAERVARALRHGTVWINDFGPYLPQAEWGGFGRSGNGRELGPSGLAEYREAKHIWHNTAPQPARWFTG
- the purU gene encoding formyltetrahydrofolate deformylase; translation: MSHALTLTLSCPERPGIVRAVSSFLFAHGCDIVEHQQFDDAVRGQLFLRTAFACLDGTDAGRMAEAFRPVAEEFGMDYRVAGDRPQRLLVMVSKLGHCLNDLVFRWRAGSLGGELVAVVSNHEDLRPMAEAAGLPFVHVPVTPGGKQAAEARLLELVEEHRVDLVVLARYMQVLSDETCAALRGRAINIHHSFLPGFKGAKPYHQAFDRGVKLVGATAHYVTPDLDEGPIIEQEVIRIDHTHDPRALATVGRDAEALALSRAVRWHCEQRVLLNGSSTVVFR
- a CDS encoding L-serine ammonia-lyase; this encodes MTISVFDLFRVGVGPSSSHTVGPMRAAGAFAARLRDEGLLARTAGVRCELFGSLGATGHGHGSVGAVVLGLEGERPDRVDPVVAGPRVDAVRAGDPLRLAGAHPVAFAVDRDVVLHRRRRLDFHSNGMVFRALDGAGAELLCRTYYSVGGGFVLDEDEAAAPAPDEDRAPVRYPFTTAAQLLGHTRATGLRISDVVLANELSWRSEAEVRDGLLAVWAVMQQCVDRGTRTAGVLPGGLQVRRRAPALRARLEADQDDTDALRAMEWVTLYALAVNEENAAGGRVVTAPTNGAAGIVPAVLHYHRDFVDAADEDAVVRFLLTAGAIGSLFKENASISGAEVGCQGEVGSACSMAAAGLAELLGGTPEQVENAAEIGIEHNLGLTCDPIGGLVQIPCIERNAVASVKAVTAARMAVRGDGVHRVSLDEAIATMRATGADMKDAYKETARGGLARAVSTGSPLDVVPAGVVPVSVVEC